The following proteins are co-located in the Hevea brasiliensis isolate MT/VB/25A 57/8 chromosome 11, ASM3005281v1, whole genome shotgun sequence genome:
- the LOC110632885 gene encoding uncharacterized protein LOC110632885, with amino-acid sequence MEDTTWEQRLQALTHVLTSTTTPPPLYSQLFISRQIPCYLNWDYPPILCTKDTRIFPSLHLRWGFSLFVKRVSRLGIPETSWRSKCPYQQPPPLILAKGVEEAQWGDEQKRVYFRMRMRRKRLGSNIHPSIPILVPNLLLFSLLLWNPLPNLDS; translated from the coding sequence ATGGAGGACACAACATGGGAGCAGAGACTACAAGCCCTAACCCACGTCCTAACCAGCACCACAACACCACCACCTCTCTACTCTCAATTATTTATCTCCAGACAAATTCCGTGCTACCTCAACTGGGACTACCCACCGATCCTCTGCACCAAAGACACCAGGATCTTCCCTTCTCTCCATCTGAGGTGGGGATTCTCTCTCTTTGTCAAAAGGGTCTCCAGATTAGGGATTCCTGAGACTTCTTGGAGGTCCAAGTGCCCATACCAACAACCCCCACCGCTGATTCTTGCAAAAGGAGTAGAGGAAGCACAGTGGGGTGATGAGCAAAAAAGAGTATATTTTAGGATGAGGATGAGAAGGAAAAGACTTGGCAGTAATATTCATCCTTCTATTCCTATTTTAGTTCCCAATCTGTTACTGTTTTCACTTCTGCTCTGGAACCCTCTTCCTAATCTTGATTCTTAA